In a genomic window of Sphingomonas lutea:
- a CDS encoding winged helix-turn-helix domain-containing protein: MAQDTVSARLVEVESMLDRSRRRFEEGTRLVDEAHKILGELQQALIGSPRSMSPEDSEEAASRLLASLKASGGDMPPTLCGGRLAVDQVQRLIRIDGHPIGITEMEYRVLELLAFARNNVVTRAMLLKHLYRRADDQPQPKIIDVFISKLRKKLRNASGGAEFIETIPQRGWILRDIDANSGA; encoded by the coding sequence ATGGCTCAAGATACGGTTTCCGCACGGCTCGTCGAAGTCGAATCCATGCTCGACCGCTCGCGCCGTCGGTTCGAGGAGGGCACCCGCCTGGTTGATGAAGCCCACAAGATCCTGGGCGAGCTTCAGCAGGCGCTGATCGGCAGCCCGCGCAGCATGTCGCCCGAAGACAGCGAAGAAGCGGCCTCGCGTCTGCTCGCCTCGCTCAAGGCCAGCGGCGGCGACATGCCGCCCACCCTGTGCGGCGGCCGCCTCGCGGTCGACCAGGTGCAGCGGCTGATCCGCATCGACGGGCATCCGATCGGCATCACCGAAATGGAATATCGCGTGCTCGAATTGCTCGCCTTCGCGCGCAACAATGTCGTCACCCGCGCAATGCTCTTGAAGCACCTCTACCGCCGCGCCGACGACCAGCCGCAGCCCAAGATCATCGACGTCTTCATTTCCAAGCTGCGCAAGAAATTGCGCAATGCCAGTGGCGGCGCCGAATTCATCGAAACGATCCCCCAGCGCGGCTGGATCCTGCGCGACATCGACGCAAACAGCGGCGCGTAA
- a CDS encoding DUF3035 domain-containing protein gives MRNAFSALVLGAAAISTAGCASLTGRQAAPDEFAVARNAPLIIPPDYTLAPPVAGTVTTTNDVQQQAIDAIFGGPAPRSMGEMSLLDQAGRDSAQIGIRSTAWDPDTRIVDKGPVTLSILAVPESNSEVASAQIQQ, from the coding sequence ATGCGTAATGCCTTTTCCGCCCTCGTTCTGGGCGCCGCCGCGATCTCGACCGCGGGCTGCGCGTCGCTCACCGGCCGCCAGGCCGCGCCGGACGAATTCGCTGTCGCCCGCAACGCGCCGCTGATCATTCCGCCCGATTACACGCTGGCGCCGCCGGTCGCCGGAACGGTGACCACCACCAACGATGTCCAGCAGCAGGCGATCGACGCCATCTTCGGCGGCCCCGCGCCGCGCAGCATGGGCGAAATGAGCTTGCTCGACCAGGCCGGACGCGACAGCGCGCAGATCGGCATTCGCTCGACAGCCTGGGACCCCGATACGCGTATCGTCGACAAGGGCCCGGTGACGCTGTCGATCCTGGCGGTGCCGGAAAGCAATTCCGAGGTCGCCTCGGCCCAGATTCAGCAGTAA
- the lspA gene encoding signal peptidase II, translating into MTRYRLGFAVAFAVFAFDQLTKWIVTGPLGIDQLGDQLVILPIFALTYVENNGISLGLLNATNEVGRWMLVALTSAIAVGVAIWIGREKNRIDQAALGLVLGGALGNILDRIRHSFVVDFADLHFGDFRPFLVFNVADAAISIAVVILLLRAFLTRKEGAKETAEHA; encoded by the coding sequence ATGACCCGCTATCGCCTCGGGTTCGCGGTCGCCTTCGCGGTGTTCGCCTTCGACCAGCTGACCAAATGGATCGTCACCGGTCCGCTCGGCATCGACCAGCTTGGCGACCAGCTCGTCATCCTACCCATCTTTGCGCTCACCTATGTCGAGAACAACGGCATCTCGCTCGGCCTGCTGAACGCCACCAACGAGGTCGGCCGCTGGATGCTGGTCGCGCTGACCAGCGCGATCGCGGTCGGCGTCGCCATCTGGATCGGACGGGAAAAGAACCGCATCGACCAGGCCGCGCTCGGGCTGGTGCTCGGCGGCGCGCTGGGCAACATCCTCGATCGCATCCGCCACAGCTTCGTGGTCGATTTCGCCGATCTTCACTTCGGGGACTTTCGTCCCTTCCTCGTCTTCAACGTCGCCGATGCTGCGATCAGCATCGCCGTTGTGATATTGTTGCTGCGCGCGTTCCTCACCCGTAAAGAGGGCGCCAAGGAGACTGCCGAACATGCGTAA
- a CDS encoding bifunctional riboflavin kinase/FAD synthetase, translated as MQRLTLDGGVPEKLKGAVLALGNFDGFHLGHQAVAGRAIQRGFHERKPVIIATFDPHPVRLFKPDAPPFRLTTLDQRERLFAQAGADAMLVFTFDRALASTSAEDFVGDILARQIGAAGVVTGDDFTFGKGRTGNVDVLRELGAKHGIAAEAVAPVLSDVGRISSGRIREALAAGDLATATQLMTRDFAIEGVVQRGDQRGRTLGYPTANLTLGDYQRPRYGIYAVRVTLDDGSEHPGVASLGIRPTFDPPTELLEAHIFDFDGDLYGRTIEVALHAFLRDEAKFDTLEALTAQMREDEAAARKLLT; from the coding sequence ATGCAGCGGCTCACCCTAGATGGCGGCGTCCCCGAAAAGCTCAAGGGGGCGGTTCTCGCCCTCGGCAATTTCGACGGCTTCCACCTCGGCCACCAGGCGGTCGCTGGACGCGCGATCCAGCGCGGCTTCCACGAACGCAAGCCGGTCATCATCGCCACCTTCGATCCGCATCCCGTACGCCTGTTCAAGCCCGACGCCCCGCCCTTCCGCCTCACCACCCTCGACCAGCGCGAGCGCCTGTTCGCGCAGGCTGGCGCGGACGCCATGCTCGTCTTCACCTTCGACCGCGCGCTCGCAAGCACCAGCGCGGAAGATTTCGTCGGCGACATCCTCGCGCGGCAGATCGGCGCTGCCGGCGTCGTCACCGGCGACGACTTCACCTTCGGCAAGGGCCGCACCGGCAATGTCGACGTGCTGCGCGAATTAGGCGCGAAGCACGGCATCGCCGCCGAGGCCGTCGCGCCGGTCCTGTCCGATGTCGGCCGCATCTCCTCGGGCCGCATCCGCGAAGCGCTCGCCGCCGGAGACCTCGCCACCGCGACGCAGCTGATGACCCGCGATTTCGCGATCGAAGGCGTGGTCCAGCGCGGCGACCAGCGCGGCCGCACCCTCGGCTACCCCACCGCCAACCTCACCCTCGGCGACTACCAGCGCCCCCGTTACGGCATCTACGCCGTCCGCGTGACCCTCGATGACGGCAGCGAGCATCCCGGCGTCGCCAGCCTCGGCATCCGCCCCACCTTCGACCCCCCGACCGAACTGCTCGAAGCCCACATCTTCGATTTCGACGGCGACCTTTACGGCCGCACCATCGAAGTCGCCCTCCACGCCTTCCTTCGCGACGAAGCCAAGTTCGACACCCTCGAAGCCCTCACCGCCCAAATGCGCGAGGATGAAGCCGCGGCGCGCAAGCTTCTTACGTAA
- the rpsM gene encoding 30S ribosomal protein S13, protein MARIAGVNIPTNKRVEIALTYIHGIGRTTAKKITEKLGITPEKRVQDLTDQEVLHIRETIDREHSVEGDLRRETAMNIKRLMDLASYRGLRHRRGLPVRGQRTHTNARTRKGKAKPIAGKKK, encoded by the coding sequence ATGGCTCGTATTGCCGGGGTCAATATCCCCACCAACAAGCGCGTCGAAATCGCGCTGACCTACATTCACGGAATCGGCCGCACCACGGCAAAGAAGATCACGGAAAAGCTGGGCATCACGCCGGAAAAGCGAGTCCAGGACCTGACCGACCAGGAAGTCCTTCACATCCGTGAGACGATCGACCGCGAACATAGCGTCGAGGGCGACCTCCGCCGCGAAACCGCGATGAACATCAAGCGGCTGATGGACCTCGCGTCCTACCGCGGCCTTCGCCACCGCCGGGGCCTCCCCGTTCGTGGCCAGCGCACGCATACCAATGCGCGCACCCGCAAGGGCAAGGCCAAGCCGATCGCCGGCAAGAAGAAGTAA
- the rpsK gene encoding 30S ribosomal protein S11, with protein sequence MAQAPQRLRRRERKNITAGVAHVNASFNNTMITITDAQGNAIAWSSAGMMGFKGSRKSTPYAAQVAAEDAGKKAADHGVRTLEVEVKGPGSGRESALRALQAVGFQITSIRDVTPIPHNGVRPSKRRRV encoded by the coding sequence ATGGCCCAGGCACCGCAGCGTCTTCGCAGGCGCGAACGCAAGAATATCACGGCCGGCGTCGCCCACGTGAACGCCAGCTTCAACAATACGATGATCACCATCACCGACGCGCAGGGCAATGCGATTGCCTGGTCGAGCGCGGGAATGATGGGCTTCAAGGGCAGCCGCAAGTCGACGCCCTATGCCGCGCAGGTCGCGGCCGAGGACGCCGGCAAGAAGGCCGCCGACCACGGCGTCCGCACGCTCGAGGTCGAGGTCAAGGGTCCGGGTTCGGGCCGCGAAAGCGCGCTTCGGGCGCTGCAGGCGGTCGGCTTCCAGATCACCTCGATCCGCGACGTCACGCCGATCCCGCACAATGGGGTCCGGCCGAGCAAGCGCCGGAGAGTCTAA
- a CDS encoding DNA-directed RNA polymerase subunit alpha, which translates to MAVNAKNWQELKKPNALERKQSGGDARRRAVFVAEPLERGFGMTLGNSLRRVLLSSLQGAAVTSIKIDGVLHEFSSLAGVREDVTDIVLNVKQIALRMEGEGPKRLHLSATGPAEVTAGMIATAGDIEVTNPDLVICHLDDGATLNMELTADIGKGYQPAAANRPADAPIGLIPVDALYSPVRQVAYKVENTRVGQELDYDKLNLTIETDGTVSPEDALAYAARILQDQLQLFVHFDDSQVRMAPSPMIGATAAMPVETQADTNQLNRYLLKKVDELELSVRSANCLKNDNIIYIGDLVQKTEAEMLRTPNFGRKSLNEIKEVLASMGLRLGMDIPGWPPENIEEMAKKLEQEMLG; encoded by the coding sequence ATGGCCGTCAACGCAAAGAACTGGCAGGAACTGAAGAAGCCCAACGCGCTCGAGCGCAAGCAATCGGGTGGCGATGCACGCCGCCGCGCCGTCTTCGTCGCCGAGCCGCTCGAGCGTGGCTTCGGCATGACGCTCGGCAATTCGCTGCGCCGCGTGCTGCTGAGCTCGCTCCAGGGCGCCGCCGTCACCTCGATCAAGATCGACGGCGTGCTCCACGAATTCTCGAGCCTTGCGGGCGTTCGCGAAGACGTCACCGACATCGTGCTGAACGTCAAGCAGATCGCGCTGCGCATGGAAGGCGAAGGCCCCAAGCGGCTGCACCTGAGCGCGACCGGACCGGCGGAAGTCACGGCGGGCATGATCGCCACCGCGGGCGACATCGAGGTCACCAACCCCGACCTCGTCATCTGCCACCTCGACGACGGTGCGACGCTCAACATGGAGCTGACCGCGGACATCGGCAAAGGCTACCAGCCCGCCGCCGCCAACCGCCCGGCAGACGCGCCGATCGGCCTGATCCCGGTCGATGCGCTTTATTCGCCGGTGCGCCAGGTCGCGTACAAGGTCGAGAACACCCGCGTCGGACAGGAGCTCGATTACGACAAGCTCAACCTGACGATCGAAACCGACGGCACCGTCAGCCCGGAAGACGCGCTCGCTTATGCCGCGCGCATCCTTCAGGACCAGCTGCAGTTGTTTGTCCACTTCGACGACAGCCAGGTGCGCATGGCGCCGTCGCCGATGATCGGCGCGACCGCCGCGATGCCGGTCGAAACGCAGGCCGACACCAACCAGCTCAACCGCTATCTTCTCAAGAAGGTCGACGAGCTGGAGCTGTCGGTCCGTTCGGCCAACTGCCTCAAGAACGACAACATCATCTACATCGGCGACCTCGTCCAGAAGACCGAGGCCGAGATGCTGCGGACGCCGAACTTTGGCCGCAAGAGCCTCAACGAGATCAAGGAAGTCCTGGCCTCGATGGGCCTGCGCCTCGGCATGGACATCCCCGGCTGGCCACCCGAGAATATCGAGGAAATGGCCAAGAAGCTGGAACAGGAAATGCTCGGCTAG
- a CDS encoding sigma-70 family RNA polymerase sigma factor encodes MASTTRPTHYDVLGLKPTATADDIDRAFAREIVRPRPLGGLAQIGVAHATLRDPAKRRSYDQSIGLFSKPAPVMTMSYSGWVTAAAPVVRTPPVTAGVTRTTVAPAAASEPADAPARETFIAASLRALADPEPLVRSAPEAVVPARPPIATREEIVLPDIEVQDSPIAWRRPAIIGGGLTLAAVLFGAWAGSTVGDPAAPVDEEAEVAVTTAVPAARVRTGQAASSAISSTGLPSRSDPVETPKAARYASVRLAQAAPPTSPRPVALTPQEEQELAGGGFVESATGQAATVAEAIAPAATAAEAAARPAKLPLSGRTIARTIGRIGYACGSVASIAEVDGSAGMFKVTCASGIAIRRVRSAAATISAAGAGTSATRIPAAKSRRRYVTAFPGTIVWAGKGRDKLSGNALHHMENEAALHAWFCHEVLPLERALTGFIRRNWRVADDVTDLRQDIYERALAGARGAIPMNTRAYLFTVARNHLINQAKRGQVVSIELVADMSALESDFDRFGTERQLSAREELRRTQQGLDQLPPRCRQVVWLRKVEGLSTKETAERLGVTVDTVEKQITQGMRALVDYMLGGSGKIRRPASPAARSRSELQ; translated from the coding sequence ATGGCTAGCACGACGCGTCCGACGCATTACGACGTCCTTGGACTGAAGCCGACTGCAACGGCCGACGACATCGACCGGGCCTTTGCGCGCGAGATCGTTCGGCCACGGCCTCTTGGTGGACTCGCCCAGATTGGCGTGGCGCATGCAACGCTAAGAGACCCGGCCAAGCGCCGTTCCTACGACCAGTCGATCGGCCTGTTCAGTAAGCCTGCCCCTGTCATGACGATGAGCTATAGCGGCTGGGTGACCGCCGCGGCGCCGGTCGTTCGAACGCCGCCTGTCACGGCGGGCGTCACGCGCACGACAGTGGCGCCAGCTGCGGCAAGCGAGCCAGCCGATGCGCCCGCGCGCGAGACGTTTATTGCGGCCTCGCTTCGCGCATTGGCCGATCCGGAGCCTTTGGTGCGCAGCGCGCCCGAGGCGGTGGTCCCGGCGCGGCCGCCGATCGCCACCCGCGAAGAGATCGTGCTTCCAGACATCGAGGTGCAGGATTCGCCCATCGCCTGGCGGCGGCCGGCGATCATCGGCGGCGGGCTTACGCTTGCCGCGGTCCTGTTCGGCGCCTGGGCCGGATCGACGGTCGGCGACCCCGCGGCGCCCGTCGATGAAGAGGCGGAGGTCGCGGTGACCACGGCCGTCCCGGCGGCCAGGGTACGTACCGGCCAGGCGGCTTCGTCGGCCATTTCATCCACCGGTCTGCCGTCCAGGTCGGATCCGGTGGAAACGCCGAAAGCCGCGCGATACGCCAGCGTCCGGCTCGCCCAGGCTGCTCCGCCCACGTCGCCCCGCCCAGTGGCCCTTACCCCCCAGGAGGAGCAGGAACTGGCCGGCGGCGGCTTCGTCGAGAGTGCGACCGGCCAAGCCGCGACGGTTGCCGAAGCGATCGCGCCAGCCGCAACAGCGGCGGAAGCCGCCGCACGTCCCGCCAAGCTTCCGCTTTCGGGGCGGACCATCGCGCGGACGATCGGGCGCATCGGCTATGCCTGCGGCTCCGTCGCGTCGATCGCCGAGGTCGACGGCAGCGCGGGCATGTTCAAGGTGACCTGCGCTTCGGGGATAGCTATCAGGCGCGTCCGGTCCGCGGCCGCTACCATTTCCGCCGCTGGGGCCGGAACTAGCGCGACCCGCATTCCCGCGGCGAAAAGTCGTCGCCGATATGTTACGGCTTTCCCAGGCACCATTGTCTGGGCGGGGAAAGGCCGGGATAAATTGTCGGGGAATGCGCTTCACCACATGGAGAACGAGGCAGCGCTACATGCTTGGTTCTGCCACGAGGTGCTTCCCCTGGAGCGCGCACTGACCGGCTTCATTCGACGCAATTGGAGGGTCGCTGACGACGTGACCGATCTTCGGCAGGACATTTATGAGCGGGCATTGGCGGGCGCGCGCGGCGCGATCCCGATGAATACCCGCGCTTATCTGTTCACGGTCGCGCGCAATCATCTGATCAACCAGGCGAAGCGCGGCCAGGTCGTGTCGATCGAGCTGGTCGCCGACATGTCCGCGCTGGAATCCGATTTCGACCGGTTCGGCACCGAGCGCCAGCTGAGCGCGCGCGAGGAATTGCGCCGGACGCAGCAGGGGCTCGACCAATTGCCGCCGCGCTGCCGCCAAGTGGTGTGGTTGCGCAAGGTGGAAGGCCTGTCCACCAAGGAGACGGCGGAGCGGCTGGGCGTGACCGTCGACACGGTCGAAAAGCAGATTACGCAGGGCATGCGCGCGCTGGTCGATTACATGCTTGGCGGAAGCGGCAAGATCCGCCGCCCGGCAAGCCCGGCCGCGCGGTCGCGGAGCGAATTGCAATGA
- a CDS encoding FecR domain-containing protein — protein MSRAAQIEELAAHWVLRREERSWDEADEAQFAAWMDESDAHKVAFWRLENGWRAADRIASIGAPPRLVHDGFRSIAWTKPLALAASLLLVFTLIVMQTGLPFGGTSAPLSSAKFETGVGGHKVVSLGDGSRVELNTDTIIKAAVDEDSRAVWLHRGEAFFDVAKQPGQKFVIYAGARTITVLGTKFSVRRNGAEVVVAVLEGRVRVEDAPAFGADREATITAGDIAIAKNGNTVVTKSAEAVQSQLAWREGLLKFDGVTLASAAQQFNRYNRKQLVIGDVDASGLLIEGIFRARNVDAFARLLQNAYGLNVQDESGRFVLSSRRMASKTLPKQIRPELLAPQRASDAATDTGPDCGTGGSGCAVIPLSAPAPRVQTASQTTKAIREGRNWDVLHKLYPARALAAGEEGLVGFTVRLDSRGNPMSCKITHTSGHPLLDMETCKLILVNAVFKKPAGVTGSQQRAYEGVVNWKLPTTPLTAVPAVPKVIAEAQAPEELVCKRVQRTGSNIPSERQCMPKSEWLKASESSKRAYIDTARRNCGGTADCY, from the coding sequence ATGAGCCGCGCCGCACAGATCGAAGAGCTCGCCGCCCACTGGGTCCTGCGCCGCGAGGAGCGGTCGTGGGACGAGGCCGATGAAGCGCAGTTCGCAGCGTGGATGGATGAATCCGACGCGCACAAGGTCGCATTCTGGCGTCTCGAAAACGGCTGGAGGGCCGCCGACCGTATCGCATCGATCGGCGCTCCGCCGCGCTTGGTGCACGATGGTTTCCGTTCCATCGCCTGGACCAAGCCGCTTGCGCTGGCTGCGTCCCTGCTGCTCGTCTTCACGCTTATCGTGATGCAGACGGGCCTGCCCTTCGGCGGCACGTCGGCGCCGCTGTCGAGCGCCAAGTTCGAAACCGGCGTCGGTGGCCACAAGGTCGTCAGCCTGGGCGACGGGAGCCGGGTCGAGCTCAATACCGACACGATCATCAAGGCGGCGGTGGATGAGGACAGCCGCGCCGTGTGGCTGCATCGCGGCGAGGCCTTTTTCGATGTTGCCAAGCAGCCGGGCCAGAAGTTCGTCATCTACGCCGGCGCGCGGACCATCACCGTGCTGGGCACGAAATTTTCCGTCCGGCGGAACGGCGCCGAAGTCGTCGTCGCGGTGCTGGAAGGACGTGTGCGGGTAGAAGACGCGCCGGCCTTCGGCGCGGACCGCGAAGCGACGATCACGGCCGGCGACATCGCGATTGCCAAGAACGGCAATACGGTGGTGACCAAGTCGGCCGAGGCGGTGCAGTCGCAGCTGGCCTGGCGCGAGGGGCTGTTGAAGTTCGACGGCGTCACGCTGGCCAGCGCCGCGCAGCAGTTCAATCGCTACAACCGCAAGCAGTTGGTGATCGGGGACGTCGATGCGTCGGGTCTGCTCATCGAGGGCATCTTCCGGGCGCGCAACGTCGATGCCTTCGCGCGCCTTCTGCAAAATGCCTATGGCTTGAACGTGCAGGACGAGTCGGGGCGGTTCGTCCTGTCGTCGCGCCGGATGGCGAGCAAGACCTTGCCCAAGCAGATCCGGCCCGAGCTGCTGGCGCCGCAGCGGGCCAGCGACGCGGCGACCGATACGGGCCCGGACTGCGGCACGGGCGGATCGGGCTGCGCGGTCATCCCGCTGTCGGCGCCCGCCCCGCGGGTCCAGACGGCATCGCAAACGACCAAGGCGATCCGCGAGGGGCGCAACTGGGACGTGCTGCACAAGCTCTATCCGGCGCGTGCCCTTGCGGCGGGTGAGGAAGGGCTGGTCGGCTTCACCGTCAGGCTCGATTCGCGCGGCAACCCGATGAGCTGCAAGATCACCCACACCAGCGGACATCCGCTGCTGGACATGGAAACGTGCAAGCTGATCCTGGTCAATGCAGTGTTCAAGAAGCCCGCCGGCGTCACCGGCTCGCAGCAGCGCGCCTATGAAGGCGTTGTGAACTGGAAGCTGCCGACGACGCCGCTGACCGCCGTTCCGGCGGTGCCCAAGGTCATCGCGGAGGCGCAGGCGCCGGAGGAACTGGTCTGCAAGCGCGTGCAGCGGACGGGATCCAATATTCCATCCGAACGGCAGTGCATGCCCAAGTCGGAATGGCTGAAGGCGTCGGAGAGTTCGAAGCGCGCCTACATCGATACGGCGCGGCGAAACTGCGGGGGCACCGCAGACTGCTATTAA